Proteins from one Thermobifida alba genomic window:
- a CDS encoding MarR family winged helix-turn-helix transcriptional regulator — MGSGASDAKRELIERLQELEVRQLRLFVRDRSLPLLSTTLTIQQLKVLVALAIDGNTPTHELAERVGVSVATLTGIVDRLSARSLVLRREDPADRRVRRVDLTEEGRTLIDDMWGTSRERTSAALRSLDLETLRGLVRGVEALYEVLRRSAPAEPADPRGA, encoded by the coding sequence ATGGGCAGCGGTGCGTCTGACGCCAAACGCGAGTTGATCGAACGTCTCCAGGAGTTGGAGGTGCGCCAGCTCAGGCTGTTCGTGCGGGACCGCTCGTTGCCGCTGCTGAGCACCACTTTGACGATTCAGCAGCTCAAGGTCCTGGTGGCGCTGGCCATCGACGGCAACACGCCCACCCACGAACTGGCCGAGCGGGTCGGTGTGAGTGTTGCCACACTCACCGGGATCGTGGACCGGCTCTCGGCGCGTTCCCTGGTTCTCCGCCGGGAGGACCCCGCGGACCGGCGGGTGCGCCGGGTGGACCTGACCGAGGAGGGCCGCACCCTCATCGACGACATGTGGGGCACGAGCCGCGAGCGCACCTCGGCGGCGCTGCGCTCCCTGGACCTGGAGACCCTGCGCGGCCTGGTCCGGGGCGTGGAGGCGCTGTACGAGGTGCTGCGGCGGTCCGCCCCTGCCGAACCGGCCGACCCGAGGGGGGCGTGA
- a CDS encoding (2Fe-2S)-binding protein — protein MAAVPEHSGEPSDRRVFGALAALGGYFELRPADGGEAPAGLRSFAELYERPDVLDARIAWLTARYGPVEPRVAASVTQLGFAARLVSPALAAACAGVVLDVPAASLLWLETSERVTSWLSGPHRTLPAPADAEEVAEALWEPLVERHLDRLGAAVLRRTRVSERLLWGNAAAAVGGAVMMVSLHRPEWADRAAEIAAALLRRPPLAGLGEVVRPDADRPHRFFVRRSCCLYYRVPGGGKCGDCALLDADTRSRQWRETASAAD, from the coding sequence GTGGCTGCCGTACCGGAGCACTCCGGGGAGCCGTCCGACCGCCGCGTCTTCGGTGCGCTCGCCGCGCTCGGCGGCTACTTCGAGCTGCGGCCCGCCGACGGCGGGGAGGCGCCCGCGGGGCTGCGCTCCTTCGCGGAGCTGTACGAGCGCCCCGACGTGCTGGACGCCCGGATCGCGTGGCTGACGGCCCGGTACGGGCCGGTGGAGCCGCGGGTGGCGGCCTCGGTCACCCAGCTGGGTTTCGCGGCCCGCCTGGTCTCCCCGGCCCTGGCCGCGGCCTGCGCGGGGGTGGTGCTGGACGTGCCCGCGGCCTCGCTGCTGTGGCTGGAGACCTCCGAACGGGTCACCTCGTGGCTGTCCGGCCCCCACCGGACCCTTCCCGCCCCGGCCGACGCGGAGGAGGTCGCCGAGGCGCTGTGGGAGCCGCTGGTCGAACGCCACCTGGACCGGCTCGGCGCGGCGGTGCTCCGCCGGACCCGGGTCTCGGAGCGCCTGTTGTGGGGCAACGCCGCCGCTGCGGTGGGGGGCGCGGTGATGATGGTCTCCCTCCACCGCCCCGAGTGGGCCGACCGCGCCGCAGAGATCGCGGCCGCGCTGCTGCGACGGCCGCCGTTGGCCGGGCTGGGCGAGGTGGTGCGGCCCGACGCCGACCGGCCGCACCGGTTCTTCGTGCGCCGGTCCTGCTGCCTGTACTACCGGGTCCCGGGCGGCGGCAAGTGCGGGGACTGCGCCCTGCTGGACGCGGACACCCGGTCGCGCCAGTGGCGGGAGACCGCCTCCGCCGCCGACTGA
- the cmtR gene encoding Cd(II)/Pb(II)-sensing metalloregulatory transcriptional regulator CmtR has product MIIVLTPDQRLAAIQRLGRALADPTRCRLLLALLDGPAYPARLAEQLDLTRQNVSNHLACLRECGLVRTVTQGRQTRYSLVDDSLRHALEDLLHVVWGTAVQHTPPGEALPVAVD; this is encoded by the coding sequence ATGATCATCGTGTTGACCCCCGACCAGCGCCTCGCCGCGATCCAGCGCCTGGGGCGGGCCCTCGCCGACCCCACCCGGTGCCGTCTGCTGCTGGCCCTGCTGGACGGTCCCGCCTACCCCGCACGGCTCGCCGAACAACTGGACCTGACCCGACAGAACGTCTCCAACCACCTGGCCTGCCTGCGCGAGTGCGGACTGGTGCGCACCGTCACCCAGGGCAGGCAGACCCGCTACTCCCTGGTGGACGACTCGCTGCGGCACGCCCTGGAGGACCTGCTGCACGTGGTCTGGGGCACGGCCGTCCAGCACACCCCGCCGGGCGAGGCCCTCCCGGTGGCGGTCGACTGA
- a CDS encoding cation diffusion facilitator family transporter → MGHDHSTAAGAHRGRLLLVLGLTLGVMAFQVVGGVVTGSLALLGDAGHMAVDSFGIGLALFAIWIANRPFSAERTFGLQRAEILAAAANALLLFALCGFIGYEAVHRLLNPEPVVAPAMLAFSIIGLVTNLVALLLLQHGQSESLNLRGAYLEVLGDLLSSVGVVVAALLIWATGWDRLDSLVSIAIALFIASRAWHLLNEALRILLEVAPRGVDLGEVRRHLRDQPGVLDVHDLHAWTITSGLPVLSAHVVVEDSALTDTGRLLDQLHECLSEHFSIDHSTIQVEPVGHAQHEGARHA, encoded by the coding sequence TTGGGTCACGACCACTCCACTGCCGCGGGGGCGCACCGCGGGCGTCTGCTGCTCGTCCTGGGGCTGACGCTCGGCGTGATGGCGTTCCAGGTTGTCGGCGGTGTGGTCACGGGCAGTCTCGCCCTGCTGGGCGACGCGGGGCACATGGCGGTCGACTCCTTCGGCATCGGACTGGCCCTCTTCGCGATCTGGATCGCGAACCGGCCGTTCAGCGCCGAGCGCACCTTCGGCCTGCAGCGGGCGGAGATCCTGGCCGCCGCGGCCAACGCCCTGCTGCTGTTCGCCCTGTGCGGTTTCATCGGCTACGAGGCGGTCCACCGCCTGCTGAACCCCGAGCCCGTCGTGGCCCCCGCCATGCTGGCCTTCTCCATCATCGGCCTCGTCACCAACCTGGTCGCCCTGCTGCTGTTGCAGCACGGCCAGTCCGAGAGCCTCAACCTGCGCGGCGCCTACCTTGAGGTGCTCGGCGACCTGCTGTCCTCGGTCGGGGTCGTGGTGGCCGCCCTGCTCATCTGGGCCACCGGCTGGGACCGCCTGGACTCCCTGGTGTCGATCGCCATCGCGCTGTTCATCGCGTCGCGGGCCTGGCACCTGCTCAACGAGGCCCTGCGGATCCTGCTGGAGGTGGCGCCGCGCGGCGTCGACCTCGGCGAGGTCCGCCGCCACCTGCGCGACCAGCCAGGCGTACTGGACGTGCACGACCTGCACGCCTGGACCATCACCTCGGGTCTGCCGGTGCTGTCGGCGCACGTGGTGGTCGAGGACTCCGCGCTGACCGACACCGGACGCCTCCTGGACCAGTTGCACGAGTGCCTGTCGGAGCACTTCTCCATCGATCACTCCACCATCCAGGTGGAGCCCGTGGGGCACGCGCAGCACGAGGGCGCACGACACGCGTGA